From Ascaphus truei isolate aAscTru1 unplaced genomic scaffold, aAscTru1.hap1 HAP1_SCAFFOLD_395, whole genome shotgun sequence, a single genomic window includes:
- the LOC142483925 gene encoding uncharacterized protein LOC142483925 — translation MDRGEGRHSRGGFGERIVNRPIFIEQGHEFTMDPDVLQRERNWIEKRFKKKKVAFSATPHNTANKIYQSEHSEMPTKAKSKSKDPSVTTYFNKNSVAAASSPEAPALTMQPDSDSERSAPRADNQELVTRKDLREFCGEMKCFFRKELWDLHRTWTYWERGLVPWSLKWTTIQKRSSKLIKWLPDLKTRSGILQINRKMPRIAIGETTYALGGSLNPLMTRRILCRSGWSTCYRTKQHRTCTSTGVIELYVLNPRRETPHVTLSCASTSTGSKMRFAGVQEKRGPWSLKV, via the exons ATGGACAGAGGGGAAGGAAGACACAGTAGGGGTGGATTTGGAGAAAGGATTGTGAACAGACCTATTTTCATTGAGCAAG GTCACGAGTTCACAATGGACCCAgatgtgctgcagagggagagaaaTTGGATT gaaaaaagatttaaaaaaaaaaaagtggcattTTCAGCGACCCCACACAACACAGCAAATAAGATTTATCAATCAGAACACTCAGAGATGCCGACCAAGGCGAAATCAAAGTCAAAAGACCCCTCGGTCACAACTTATTTTAACAAAAACTCTGTGGCAGCAGCAAGCAGCCCTGAAGCCCCAGCACTAACAATGCAACCAGACTCCGACAGCGAGAGATCAGCTCCGAGGGCGGACAACCAAGAGCTGGTTACCAGAAAGGACCTCCGTGAATTTTGCGGAGAAATGAAATGCTTCTTCCGCAAAGAGCTGTGGGATCTGCACAGGACCTGGACATACTGGGAGAGAGGACTGGTGCCCTGGAGCTTAAAATGGACGACAATACAAAAGCGCTCCAGCAAACTAATCAAGTGGTTGCCCGACTTGAAGACAAGATCAGGGATCTTACAGATAAACAGGAAGATGCCGAGAATCGCGATCGGCGAAACAACGTACGCATTAGGGGGGTCCCTGAATCCATTAATGACCCGGAGGATTTTATGCAGAAGTGGCTGGAGCACCTGCTACCGGACAAAACAGCACAGGACCTGCACCTCGACAGGTGTCATAGAGCTTTACGTTCTAAACCCCAGGCGGGAGACCCCCCACGTGACATTATCGTGCGCTTCCACTTCTACAGGATCAAAGATGCGGTTTGCCGGAGTGCAAGAGAAGCGCGGGCCATGGAGTTTGAAGGTGTAA